Proteins encoded within one genomic window of Fusarium musae strain F31 chromosome 4, whole genome shotgun sequence:
- a CDS encoding hypothetical protein (EggNog:ENOG41), whose amino-acid sequence MIRLYILLCLLPYLFLTTPFTHAALLPRLKASFKLPGVVFSEPVARSFKVVPFKELPGESHHGHGLHHTLGLVKRLVEDQGDMVEVTEEALQELLDQINKLHEQVNNMMPAGATDKQPTLGAGASSGGQSGQSDQLPAGSSNESTGSEQSEEPAPSGKAGVPQPGVASGPSEAPVVSDPSLRSPLPSQANAATIVEPQVPGASAQLDASQIDTDRQAKTDLTQPAANPNQAAKGESTDPSSEPEAEKLPGNSAVVTLPKVASASGKGNVVESGGSPKNTVAQPTGELQASTGRQPSTAQDVKPTENGKAKDPSISSVKEVTGATSTTPGVAFVENPDAIAQTVTTNVSSGGQTSTSATKETQRPSGAKDDECVEEVSDLPLIRRKPNCTPGSRIESASEPAQDTTITVVLVPTPEADPSKASAAEAGTQITEDSPATAKAEGAAPALETEATFTPDIKAGDSQQLAAPTLLLNPSSVSRPGPTALSLRTLVFTSVLTRSSTILVTTVRTEFVNANQPTASLNAPGHVFKEDEDADTNAAFNKDGKLALEGSVNEGSTPGSGIHN is encoded by the coding sequence ATGATTCGATTATACATTCTTCTCTGCCTTCTACCATACCTCTTCCTTACCACCCCATTCACCCATGCGGCCCTACTCCCTCGTCTCAAAGCTTCATTCAAACTGCCAGGCGTAGTCTTCAGTGAACCAGTGGCTCGATCTTTCAAGGTGGTACCTTTCAAGGAGCTTCCTGGGGAATCACACCATGGTCATGGACTTCACCACACTCTCGGCCTTGTGAAGCGATTGGTTGAAGACCAGGGCGATATGGTCGAGGTTACCGAGGAAGCCCTCCAGGAACTTTTGGATCAGATCAACAAACTCCATGAGCAGGTGAACAACATGATGCCAGCTGGTGCGACGGACAAACAGCCTACTCTGGGGGCAGGCGCTTCGTCGGGGGGCCAGTCTGGCCAATCTGATCAATTACCTGCAGGTTCTTCTAATGAGTCTACTGGTAGCGAACAGTCTGAAGAGCCTGCTCCCTCTGGCAAAGCTGGTGTTCCCCAACCGGGAGTTGCTTCGGGTCCATCAGAAGCTCCTGTAGTTTCGGACCCATCTCTACGATCCCCGTTGCCGTCACAGGCTAACGCAGCCACGATTGTCGAGCCTCAGGTTCCAGGCGCTTCAGCTCAACTAGATGCATCGCAGATAGATACCGACAGGCAAGCAAAGACTGACCTGACGCAGCCTGCTGCAAATCCCAACCAGGCAGCAAAGGGCGAATCTACTGATCCGTCTAGCGAGCCTGAGGCTGAAAAACTGCCTGGCAACAGCGCTGTCGTGACCCTTCCTAAGGTTGCAAGTGCTTCTGGAAAGGGGAACGTCGTGGAATCAGGCGGTAGTCCCAAGAATACTGTTGCTCAACCGACTGGGGAGCTTCAGGCTTCGACGGGAAGACAACCTAGCACAGCACAAGATGTCAAACCGACAGAGAATGGCAAGGCCAAAGATCCTAGTATCTCATCTGTCAAGGAGGTTACTGGGGCCACTAGTACTACGCCCGGGGTTGCATTTGTCGAGAATCCCGATGCCATTGCCCAGACGGTCACGACCAATGTCAGCTCTGGCGGGCAGACTAGTACTTCAGCAACGAAGGAAACTCAGAGACCATCCGGTGccaaagatgatgagtgTGTTGAAGAAGTAAGTGATCTGCCCCTCATACGTCGAAAACCTAACTGCACACCAGGTAGTAGGATCGAATCCGCGAGCGAGCCAGCACAAGATACCACGATAACTGTCGTCCTCGTACCTACTCCAGAGGCAGATCCTTCCAAAGCCTCTGCAGCGGAAGCCGGGACACAGATAACAGAAGACTCTCCCGCAACTGCAAAGGCCGAGGGAGCGGCCCCAGCGTTAGAGACAGAAGCCACCTTCACCCCAGACATCAAGGCTGGAGACTCTCAGCAGCTCGCAGCACCAACCCTACTCCTAAATCCGTCTTCTGTTTCTAGACCTGGGCCAACAGCGTTAAGCCTCAGAACTCTCGTGTTCACATCTGTCCTTACAAGGTCTTCAACCATCCTCGTAACTACTGTACGCACAGAGTTTGTTAATGCAAATCAACCCACTGCATCATTGAATGCCCCCGGCCATGTTTtcaaagaagacgaagacgcaGACACGAATGCAGCGTTCAACAAGGATGGAAAGCTTGCTTTGGAAGGGAGTGTCAATGAGGGAAGCACACCAGGTTCGGGCATTCATAATTAG